The following proteins come from a genomic window of Chiloscyllium punctatum isolate Juve2018m chromosome 49, sChiPun1.3, whole genome shotgun sequence:
- the asb6 gene encoding ankyrin repeat and SOCS box protein 6 yields the protein MIDGDNIFSFLIFLLGETEGREQEETETLRRFCLQTTELLLSHSADPDICQPEDSLIYTCIGQFEVHIPLIQLLLDSGAACHCPEHGPSCWSGFSLLFERLAVLLNGPESVLPHSEALRRAERTLELMLGSVSHARLPPAWEIKPSAYSRYAEQVMLLARPLALQQASPASLKHLCRVEIRQLLRPVPLHAKVNSLPLPNRLKWFVLIENSKAEEEQEVMQH from the coding sequence ATGATCGACGGTGACAACAtcttctcgtttctcatcttccTGTTGGGGGAGACGGAAGGTCGAGAGCAGGAAGAGACTGAGACCCTCAGGCGCTTTTGCCTCCAGACAACGGAGCTCCTCCTGAGTCACTCCGCTGATCCTGATATCTGTCAGCCTGAGGACTCCCTCATCTACACCTGTATCGGGCAGTTTGAGGTCCACATTCCCCTCATCCAGCTTCTCCTGGACTCTGGAGCTGCCTGCCACTGTCCTGAGCATGGTCCCAGCTGCTGGTCAGGCTTCAGCCTGCTCTTTGAGAGACTCGCCGTGTTGTTAAATGGCCCCGAGTCGGTGCTGCCGCACTCCGAAGCCTTACGAAGGGCAGAGCGAACCTTGGAGCTGATGCTGGGGAGTGTGTCCCATGCCCGTCTCCCTCCGGCCTGGGAGATTAAGCCCTCGGCCTACTCCCGCTATGCAGAGCAGGTGATGTTACTGGCCAGGCCCCTGGCACTGCAGCAGGCCTCTCCTGCCTCACTGAAGCACCTGTGCAGGGTGGAAATCCGCCAACTCCTGCGACCTGTCCCCCTGCACGCCAAGGTGAACTCATTACCCTTGCCCAACCGCCTCAAGTGGTTTGTGTTGATTGAAAACAGCAAAGCAGAGGAGGAGCAGGAGGTAATGCAGCATTAA